A DNA window from Geovibrio ferrireducens contains the following coding sequences:
- a CDS encoding chemotaxis protein CheW: protein MAEMSPAAAVDGAEYTDKKYVSFTVGSEYFGIAIDEVRQIIRMPKITRVPKMPGFVLGISNLRGSVLPVLDLSLRLGYQTPCTCGEDTRVIVTEKNGLEIGFVVETVSEVKSTESGTYEELPEVLNSGADKKFISGVLKMSTKDGIRLVQVLDSKELVNIAEIQRRLDDSSPQRGLAVKNDAAEKETSDYRRFISFEIDGHGYAIEIHKINEIIRLPDYVAVPGLESYVMGIFSLRERVIPLMSLHRKFGKKDRSETEDTRVVIIEIENTLVGFIADKVSEVLSVTESCIEEPPKVFAGNGASEISSIIKAAQGERLVMILECANLLHEKEVEALKKLAGQEGGNFPMTAASASSDEEKQIVTFTIEDEEYGIFIEKVQEINRYTNVTKVPKTPSFVEGIINLRGEVMPLIDLRRRFELPVREKDEFTRVIIVNLANIRVGFVVDFVDEVLRVPADSIDSVPAVLSAGVDSQFLDGVVNLSSRQRMILLLNVDELFSKAEKKKLEKIGS, encoded by the coding sequence ATGGCTGAAATGAGCCCGGCAGCGGCTGTAGACGGAGCGGAATATACCGATAAAAAGTATGTTTCGTTCACTGTTGGTTCAGAGTATTTCGGAATAGCAATAGATGAAGTCAGGCAGATTATACGTATGCCTAAAATTACCCGTGTGCCTAAAATGCCGGGCTTTGTGCTCGGCATCAGCAATCTGAGGGGGAGTGTTCTCCCTGTGCTGGATCTTTCTCTCCGTCTGGGGTATCAGACCCCGTGCACCTGCGGAGAGGACACAAGGGTGATTGTCACAGAAAAAAACGGACTTGAAATAGGCTTTGTGGTTGAAACCGTCAGCGAGGTGAAATCCACTGAATCCGGCACATATGAAGAGCTGCCGGAGGTGCTGAACAGCGGCGCGGATAAAAAGTTTATTTCAGGCGTTCTCAAGATGAGCACAAAGGACGGCATAAGGCTTGTTCAGGTTCTGGATTCCAAAGAGCTTGTGAACATAGCGGAAATCCAGCGCAGGCTTGATGACAGCTCCCCGCAGAGAGGGCTTGCCGTCAAGAATGACGCGGCTGAAAAGGAAACCTCCGATTACAGGCGCTTCATCAGTTTCGAAATAGACGGACACGGCTACGCAATAGAGATTCACAAAATAAATGAGATAATACGCCTGCCTGATTATGTGGCTGTTCCGGGACTGGAGAGCTATGTAATGGGCATTTTCTCCCTGAGAGAGCGGGTTATCCCGCTTATGTCCCTCCACAGAAAGTTCGGGAAGAAGGACAGAAGCGAAACGGAAGATACCAGAGTAGTAATAATCGAGATTGAAAACACCCTTGTCGGTTTCATAGCAGATAAAGTGAGCGAAGTGCTCAGTGTGACGGAGTCCTGCATTGAAGAGCCCCCGAAGGTGTTCGCAGGAAACGGAGCCTCTGAGATCTCCTCCATAATCAAGGCTGCTCAGGGTGAAAGGCTCGTTATGATTCTGGAGTGTGCCAACCTGCTCCATGAAAAAGAGGTGGAAGCCCTTAAAAAACTTGCCGGACAGGAAGGAGGGAATTTCCCTATGACCGCTGCATCAGCTTCTTCTGATGAGGAGAAACAGATAGTCACCTTTACCATTGAGGATGAGGAATACGGAATCTTCATTGAAAAGGTGCAGGAAATAAACAGATACACCAATGTTACCAAAGTGCCGAAAACACCTTCCTTTGTGGAGGGGATAATTAACCTCCGCGGTGAGGTTATGCCGCTTATAGATTTAAGAAGGCGCTTTGAACTCCCCGTGCGTGAGAAGGATGAGTTCACCAGAGTCATAATAGTAAACCTTGCGAATATACGCGTAGGCTTTGTTGTGGATTTTGTGGACGAAGTGCTCCGGGTTCCGGCAGACAGCATAGATTCCGTGCCCGCTGTGCTCAGTGCCGGAGTGGACAGCCAGTTTCTGGACGGCGTGGTCAATCTCAGCAGCAGGCAGAGGATGATTCTTCTGCTTAATGTTGATGAGCTTTTCAGCAAAGCGGAAAAGAAAAAGCTTGAGAAAATAGGATCATAA
- a CDS encoding methyl-accepting chemotaxis protein: MKKLAKPSSLEGRTGLVKKEGVELQKKRDEAKRTAAEKARTRTLAKQQANAERLAAASEEMASAIEQSSSAANQLGDAMVQVTVASAQVSRTSDNIKNETVQLEQVSRKVYDNSNKYDVAISKMNDRVENTVGAVKELRESVDNTTNKVVESTSLVEQLKEKAGSIEQIVQVVKKIADQTNLLALNAAIEAARAGEHGKGFAVVADEVRTLAEVSEGAAKDIKIVIDSSLEQVVRVVEKVNTFTKGSKTNLFKADFISNKCIAINEAAKIMREQVGKIKKDSESICIESGKSLDIVNRLAAATEQNATASEEVSKFTEEQAKAFAELTAAANEIAEMSEELKNSTDMSKSSEEVAAAAEELSATIEELNASAEEILKAIDQIDTGTQEMGDELDGIKHEFNTMQKLLDEGNECWAIMMVEGEKILVDLEEIKALDHIVFINQLEAAINNNTPFEGQLDPTKCAFGAWYLTYKPHDHDEEKCYHSIREPHNHVHLGAGEIVRLMAEGKLGEAREVFKLKVLPGVDGFKKEYRGFHNGIELVALGFVKSIESIREISAEVKQLYKSFSNIRKIVDTINNVAIQTNMLAVNGSIEAARSGEFGRGFSVVAADIRSLASESADNADKMKDILEEMYEQTDNFQTELHEIGQLIRVQIEKSEVAVVNLVETVRLRAAAAETRRVSQAFFEEGGQMVVRVNTACGESLGVAEKLRKLTDEAKLAADEQVKGLNEIAAASEEVASLADEMQAY; encoded by the coding sequence ATGAAAAAACTGGCTAAGCCGTCAAGCCTTGAAGGCAGAACCGGGCTTGTGAAAAAAGAGGGAGTCGAGCTTCAGAAAAAGCGTGATGAAGCCAAAAGAACCGCCGCAGAAAAAGCGCGCACCAGAACCCTTGCCAAACAGCAGGCAAACGCGGAGAGGCTTGCCGCCGCATCTGAGGAGATGGCCTCTGCCATTGAACAGTCAAGCAGTGCGGCTAATCAGCTTGGCGATGCTATGGTTCAGGTTACGGTTGCCTCTGCTCAGGTCAGCAGAACCTCCGACAACATCAAAAACGAAACTGTTCAGCTTGAGCAGGTGAGCCGTAAGGTTTATGACAACTCAAACAAGTATGATGTTGCTATCAGCAAAATGAACGACCGCGTGGAGAACACTGTCGGCGCCGTTAAGGAGCTCAGGGAAAGCGTGGACAACACCACCAACAAGGTTGTGGAATCCACATCCCTTGTGGAGCAGCTTAAAGAGAAGGCCGGCTCCATAGAGCAGATAGTTCAGGTTGTAAAAAAAATAGCGGATCAGACCAACCTTCTTGCGCTGAACGCAGCCATTGAGGCCGCCAGAGCGGGTGAACACGGAAAAGGCTTTGCCGTTGTGGCTGATGAGGTGAGAACCCTTGCGGAAGTCTCTGAAGGAGCGGCAAAGGATATTAAAATAGTAATCGATTCCTCCCTTGAACAGGTTGTCCGGGTGGTGGAAAAGGTGAATACCTTTACAAAAGGCTCAAAAACCAACCTTTTCAAGGCGGATTTTATCAGCAATAAATGCATCGCCATAAACGAAGCAGCCAAAATAATGCGTGAGCAGGTCGGGAAAATCAAGAAGGATTCAGAGAGCATCTGCATCGAATCCGGAAAATCCCTCGACATAGTGAACCGTCTTGCCGCCGCTACGGAGCAGAACGCCACAGCCTCCGAGGAAGTGAGCAAGTTTACCGAAGAGCAGGCAAAGGCATTCGCAGAGCTTACCGCAGCCGCCAATGAAATAGCTGAAATGTCAGAGGAGCTTAAAAACTCGACAGATATGTCAAAATCATCCGAGGAAGTGGCAGCGGCAGCAGAAGAGCTTTCGGCCACGATAGAAGAACTTAACGCATCTGCGGAAGAGATACTCAAGGCCATAGACCAGATAGATACAGGCACTCAGGAAATGGGGGATGAACTCGACGGCATCAAGCATGAGTTCAACACCATGCAGAAACTCCTTGACGAAGGGAACGAGTGCTGGGCGATTATGATGGTTGAAGGCGAGAAAATCCTTGTGGATCTTGAGGAAATCAAAGCGCTTGACCATATTGTTTTCATAAACCAGCTTGAAGCGGCTATCAACAACAACACGCCCTTTGAAGGTCAGCTTGACCCGACAAAATGCGCGTTCGGCGCATGGTATCTTACCTATAAGCCCCACGACCATGATGAAGAGAAATGCTATCACTCAATCCGTGAGCCTCACAACCATGTTCACCTCGGTGCGGGAGAGATAGTCCGGCTTATGGCAGAGGGGAAACTCGGCGAAGCAAGGGAGGTCTTTAAACTCAAGGTTCTTCCCGGAGTTGACGGCTTTAAAAAAGAATACAGAGGCTTCCATAACGGTATAGAGCTTGTGGCACTGGGCTTTGTCAAAAGTATAGAAAGCATCAGGGAAATAAGCGCTGAGGTTAAACAGCTTTATAAATCATTTAGCAATATAAGAAAAATTGTTGATACCATAAATAATGTCGCTATACAGACAAATATGCTCGCCGTTAACGGCAGTATAGAGGCAGCCCGCTCCGGCGAATTCGGCAGAGGTTTCTCCGTGGTAGCCGCAGACATCCGCTCTCTGGCAAGCGAATCCGCCGATAACGCTGATAAGATGAAGGACATTCTTGAAGAGATGTATGAGCAGACTGACAACTTTCAGACAGAGCTCCATGAGATAGGTCAGCTTATCCGCGTGCAGATCGAAAAGTCTGAGGTGGCAGTGGTGAACCTTGTGGAAACTGTAAGGCTCAGGGCTGCGGCCGCCGAAACCCGCAGGGTTTCTCAGGCATTCTTTGAAGAGGGCGGTCAGATGGTAGTGAGAGTCAACACTGCCTGCGGTGAGAGTCTGGGAGTTGCTGAAAAACTCAGGAAACTTACAGACGAAGCCAAGCTCGCAGCCGATGAGCAGGTGAAAGGGCTTAACGAAATAGCCGCCGCATCGGAAGAGGTTGCTTCTCTCGCAGACGAGATGCAGGCTTACTGA
- a CDS encoding Hsp70 family protein: MKRCVGIDFGTSNSMIAVCRDGGIIDIISSESGKRYLPSVIYFKNENEAVIGDNAKSMQLLESEHTIANIKRYMGTDMLFPLYGREYRAEELASLIFRKLKKSFEDYSGEKEADAVVTVPAYFDHYQREAVRSAAENAGFNVLRLLNEPTSAALFYNNIGKNTGDVCMVFDLGGGTLDISLIEMKADCCKVLFTGGSTEIGGVDFDVMVADYFIENFRRQHGIDLKSDPIAYQQLLFQAEKAKMELSSLNEVNLVVPYITVTKNGALHFKETITRETFDKITAPLTKGIKSIIDSLLESNSLSIEDIARVLPVGGASRIHSVRRLVSDIFGDRVRKDMNPEEAVVSGAAVNAAMLSGLISDKVFHDVTSHNLGIEDDSGNFEVILKKNEVYPVEFSMVFTTSEPERKNITVHVLQDMAKSSLNTGDSVRENPEHFVSLGRFSVELDVPEDGEPLIDISFMIDESGIISVKARDVRNEKETDFTLRLKIENEILNTLEIF; this comes from the coding sequence ATGAAACGCTGCGTCGGGATAGATTTCGGAACAAGCAACTCCATGATAGCCGTATGCAGGGACGGCGGAATAATAGACATAATAAGCTCCGAAAGCGGCAAGAGATACCTGCCGTCTGTGATATATTTCAAAAACGAAAACGAGGCTGTAATTGGCGATAATGCAAAGAGTATGCAGCTTCTCGAATCAGAGCATACCATTGCCAACATAAAGAGATACATGGGAACAGATATGCTGTTCCCTCTTTACGGAAGGGAGTACAGGGCGGAGGAACTCGCCTCGCTTATTTTCCGCAAGCTTAAGAAAAGCTTTGAAGATTACTCCGGCGAGAAAGAGGCGGACGCGGTTGTCACTGTTCCCGCTTATTTTGACCATTACCAGAGGGAAGCGGTGCGCTCAGCCGCTGAGAATGCTGGGTTTAATGTCCTGCGCCTCTTGAATGAGCCCACCTCGGCTGCTCTTTTTTATAATAACATAGGGAAAAACACAGGTGACGTGTGCATGGTTTTTGACCTGGGCGGCGGCACGCTGGATATAAGCCTTATCGAGATGAAGGCGGACTGCTGCAAGGTGCTTTTCACCGGAGGCTCCACCGAAATCGGCGGAGTGGATTTTGATGTCATGGTGGCGGACTATTTCATAGAGAACTTCCGCAGACAGCACGGCATAGACCTTAAAAGCGACCCCATAGCCTATCAGCAGCTTCTTTTTCAGGCCGAAAAAGCCAAGATGGAGCTTTCCTCCCTGAATGAGGTTAACCTTGTGGTTCCCTACATCACAGTAACCAAAAACGGCGCACTCCATTTCAAGGAAACAATAACCAGAGAAACCTTTGACAAAATAACAGCCCCCCTCACCAAGGGGATAAAGAGCATTATCGACAGCCTGCTTGAGTCAAACAGCCTCAGTATTGAGGATATAGCCAGAGTTCTGCCCGTGGGCGGAGCTTCACGCATACACAGCGTGCGCAGACTTGTTTCGGACATTTTCGGTGACAGAGTGAGAAAAGACATGAACCCGGAGGAGGCCGTGGTAAGCGGGGCTGCGGTGAATGCCGCCATGCTTTCCGGGCTCATAAGCGACAAGGTGTTCCATGATGTCACTTCCCATAACCTCGGCATAGAGGATGACAGCGGAAATTTCGAAGTAATATTAAAGAAAAACGAGGTTTACCCCGTGGAGTTCAGTATGGTTTTCACCACTTCTGAGCCGGAACGGAAAAATATTACTGTTCATGTTTTGCAGGATATGGCAAAATCTTCACTTAATACAGGGGATTCAGTCAGGGAGAATCCCGAACACTTCGTCAGTCTGGGCAGGTTCTCGGTGGAACTGGATGTGCCGGAAGACGGCGAGCCTTTAATTGATATTTCATTTATGATCGACGAAAGCGGAATAATAAGCGTCAAGGCCAGAGATGTCCGCAATGAAAAAGAAACAGACTTCACACTCAGGCTTAAAATCGAAAACGAAATTTTGAATACATTGGAAATATTCTGA
- a CDS encoding ParA family protein has translation MGEIITFANKKGGSGKTSAVLNIGAAAGGRGKKILLIDLDPQAHLSYWSGVNTYDTYPNIYGAVLGEYSAQDAVFRPPHGLYDIIPASTGFSHHDLRRLLDGVSVEAKLTKCLMNIKEKYDYVLIDTPPTVAVLTLNALVASRFVLIPVLLNFLAIEGLAQLAQNIYRINMAHNPDLRIMGIIPNQHDIRSNHAKKVMKELYENFGEDMVTPRIRSDVKIAEAPEARLPMNLYAPASRGAMDFSILTDYILSKIEEEAGAKK, from the coding sequence ATGGGAGAAATAATTACTTTCGCAAATAAAAAAGGAGGGAGCGGCAAAACCTCCGCTGTTCTTAATATAGGCGCGGCGGCAGGCGGCAGGGGGAAAAAGATTCTTCTCATAGATCTTGACCCGCAGGCGCATCTCTCCTACTGGTCCGGCGTGAACACCTATGACACCTATCCCAATATCTACGGTGCGGTGCTGGGTGAATATTCCGCGCAGGACGCGGTTTTCAGACCCCCTCACGGGCTGTATGACATTATACCTGCATCCACGGGCTTCTCTCACCATGACCTGCGCAGGCTCCTTGACGGAGTAAGCGTAGAGGCCAAGCTCACAAAATGTCTCATGAATATCAAAGAGAAGTATGACTATGTTCTCATTGATACGCCCCCGACTGTTGCGGTGCTCACGCTGAACGCCCTTGTGGCTTCCAGATTCGTGCTTATTCCCGTTCTCCTGAATTTTCTTGCCATTGAAGGGCTGGCGCAGCTTGCCCAGAATATTTACCGCATAAACATGGCGCACAATCCGGATCTGCGGATTATGGGCATCATCCCCAATCAGCATGATATAAGAAGCAACCACGCCAAAAAGGTTATGAAGGAGCTTTATGAAAACTTCGGGGAGGACATGGTAACTCCCAGAATAAGGAGCGATGTCAAAATCGCCGAGGCGCCGGAGGCCAGGCTTCCCATGAATCTTTACGCTCCCGCCAGCAGAGGGGCTATGGATTTCAGCATTCTGACCGATTACATCCTCAGTAAAATCGAGGAAGAAGCGGGAGCAAAGAAATGA
- a CDS encoding PAS domain S-box protein, whose amino-acid sequence MKDIIFQMAEKADDGIMYVTADGNIAYWNRGCERIFGFSAAETAGANLDIIIPEKHRKRHWDGFYKVLETGRTAYSGRMLKVPAIRKDGEKLIIEFSMQIIEQEGKSAGFTAIVRDVTQR is encoded by the coding sequence ATGAAGGATATTATTTTTCAGATGGCTGAGAAGGCGGACGACGGAATAATGTATGTAACTGCGGACGGAAATATTGCTTACTGGAACAGAGGCTGTGAAAGAATTTTCGGCTTTTCCGCCGCTGAGACCGCGGGGGCGAATCTTGATATTATTATCCCCGAAAAACACAGGAAAAGACACTGGGACGGTTTTTACAAGGTTCTTGAAACCGGGCGGACAGCCTATTCCGGCAGAATGCTCAAGGTTCCGGCCATACGGAAAGACGGCGAAAAGCTTATAATAGAGTTCAGTATGCAGATTATTGAACAGGAAGGTAAAAGCGCGGGATTCACCGCAATTGTCAGAGATGTTACCCAGAGATAA
- a CDS encoding MFS transporter: MNYTAKGSPLKGLTGATLGFFFGFAAVALFGPTAKKLQVIMGISPAQVGLLVAIPALSGSLLRIPFSAWVDKDGGRKPFMVLLLLALTGMVGLSALFLTRYPDNMTAELYPLILFFGFLSGCGIATFSVGISQVAYWFPQKKQGWALGTFGGLGNLAPGIFSFLLPLALSVMSLPAAYVVWSLILLTGVCVYWFTAFNAPYFQALSQGASAEDAKGFAADLYSEASQKQELFPSGGVVYTLVKSASNPYTWMLVLLYFVTFGGFIALTAWFPTFWQSLYGFSVTAAGFLTAFYAVLTSLFRVPGGSFADKIGGTAASLISVAVLGAGSVIVVFTGNFALTVFGIMLMAIGMGVNNAAVFKLVPKYIPEAIGGAAGWVGGLGAFGGFVLPPVLASYVGRNGDAGYRQGFMVYTLMAALSVLLIFFLKRSEKRGGR, encoded by the coding sequence ATGAACTACACAGCAAAAGGCTCACCCCTCAAGGGGCTTACGGGAGCCACTCTTGGTTTCTTCTTCGGTTTTGCGGCGGTTGCCCTTTTCGGGCCGACGGCAAAAAAACTGCAGGTGATAATGGGCATAAGCCCTGCGCAGGTGGGGCTGCTGGTGGCTATCCCCGCCCTGTCCGGCTCGCTTCTGCGCATCCCTTTTTCCGCATGGGTGGATAAGGACGGCGGGCGGAAACCGTTTATGGTTCTCCTTCTGCTTGCGCTTACCGGAATGGTGGGGCTGTCTGCCCTTTTTCTCACCAGATACCCGGACAACATGACAGCGGAACTTTACCCGCTGATCCTTTTCTTCGGTTTTCTCAGCGGCTGCGGCATAGCCACATTCTCAGTGGGGATAAGTCAGGTGGCCTACTGGTTTCCGCAGAAGAAGCAGGGCTGGGCTCTTGGAACCTTCGGCGGGCTGGGGAACCTCGCTCCGGGGATATTTTCGTTCCTGCTGCCTCTGGCTTTATCCGTAATGTCCCTTCCTGCTGCTTATGTCGTCTGGAGCCTGATCCTCCTCACCGGGGTGTGCGTTTACTGGTTTACCGCGTTCAATGCGCCGTATTTTCAGGCACTGTCACAGGGGGCTTCAGCCGAGGATGCGAAGGGATTTGCCGCTGACCTTTACTCTGAGGCTTCGCAGAAGCAGGAGCTTTTCCCTTCCGGCGGCGTGGTGTACACCCTTGTCAAATCAGCCTCCAATCCGTATACGTGGATGCTCGTGCTGCTTTATTTCGTAACCTTCGGCGGGTTTATCGCACTCACTGCGTGGTTCCCGACATTCTGGCAGTCGCTGTACGGCTTTTCCGTCACTGCGGCAGGTTTCCTCACTGCGTTTTATGCGGTGCTCACTTCGCTTTTCCGTGTGCCGGGGGGCAGTTTTGCTGATAAAATAGGGGGAACGGCGGCATCGCTCATATCTGTTGCCGTTCTGGGCGCAGGTTCGGTTATTGTGGTGTTCACCGGAAACTTCGCTCTCACCGTTTTCGGCATAATGCTTATGGCGATAGGCATGGGGGTTAATAATGCGGCAGTTTTCAAACTCGTTCCGAAATATATTCCCGAAGCCATAGGCGGTGCGGCGGGCTGGGTCGGCGGACTTGGAGCCTTCGGCGGCTTTGTGCTGCCCCCTGTTCTCGCCTCATATGTGGGCAGAAACGGCGACGCGGGCTACAGACAGGGCTTCATGGTTTATACCCTGATGGCGGCTTTGTCGGTGCTGCTGATATTTTTCCTTAAAAGGTCAGAGAAGAGAGGCGGCAGATGA
- a CDS encoding respiratory nitrate reductase subunit gamma has translation MNWNTFFNIFPYIALAAAVFGTVTAYGNNRYRISTRAGGFLENRKLWGSVPWHYGIIIVLTGHVIGIIAPSFVLRLTGNLGVLAALETLAFSAGLLCLFGLGALILRKLSDRYALSQTQAGDWLVLVLLVFQVLSGLYISAFHKWGINWYASNASVYVLSVLKFSPQGDVITALPLVVRLHVLNMFLIIAALPFTRLIHVFAVPLKYPFRPHIIFRWNK, from the coding sequence ATGAACTGGAACACATTCTTTAATATATTCCCATATATTGCTCTGGCCGCTGCTGTTTTCGGTACAGTGACTGCTTACGGGAACAACAGGTACAGAATAAGCACCCGCGCAGGCGGGTTTCTGGAAAACAGAAAGCTGTGGGGCTCTGTTCCGTGGCATTACGGAATAATCATTGTCCTCACCGGACACGTGATCGGAATTATTGCGCCGTCTTTTGTGCTGAGGCTCACTGGAAATCTGGGGGTGCTCGCAGCCCTTGAAACCCTTGCCTTTTCGGCGGGTCTTCTCTGCCTTTTCGGGCTTGGCGCGCTGATTCTGAGGAAACTTTCGGACAGATACGCACTCTCCCAGACTCAGGCGGGAGACTGGCTTGTGCTTGTACTCCTTGTTTTTCAGGTGCTCAGCGGGCTTTATATTTCGGCATTTCACAAATGGGGCATCAACTGGTATGCCTCGAACGCCTCTGTTTATGTTCTCTCCGTGCTGAAATTCAGCCCGCAGGGGGATGTGATAACCGCTCTGCCCCTTGTCGTCAGGCTCCATGTTCTTAACATGTTCCTGATTATTGCGGCTCTGCCGTTCACAAGGCTGATTCATGTTTTTGCCGTGCCGCTGAAATATCCTTTCCGCCCGCACATAATATTCAGATGGAATAAATAA
- a CDS encoding nitrate reductase molybdenum cofactor assembly chaperone, giving the protein MEKTSAENIFKSFSVLTDYPSDLSAVREHCRRLEYAGLAEGCFALIPPDTGALQEEFTRIFDFGKDTAPYAAFHLFSDERRRAGFMAELAGKYASAGFERTQGELPDYIPILLEFISFRGERECTELTEAVSRAAECIASASAVEKSAYGLIYRSLQKFADECLKGGEDELEHIL; this is encoded by the coding sequence ATGGAAAAAACAAGCGCTGAAAATATATTTAAATCCTTCTCCGTACTGACGGATTATCCGTCTGACCTGTCCGCTGTGAGGGAACACTGCCGCAGACTGGAATACGCAGGGCTGGCGGAAGGGTGCTTCGCCCTTATACCGCCGGATACAGGCGCACTTCAGGAGGAGTTTACAAGGATTTTCGATTTCGGAAAGGACACAGCGCCCTATGCCGCCTTTCACCTTTTCAGCGATGAAAGAAGGCGGGCGGGCTTTATGGCGGAACTGGCGGGTAAATACGCCTCTGCCGGTTTTGAACGGACACAGGGCGAACTGCCGGATTACATCCCGATTTTGCTGGAATTTATAAGTTTCAGGGGAGAAAGGGAATGTACGGAGCTGACAGAGGCGGTCTCCCGCGCGGCGGAATGCATCGCCTCCGCATCTGCTGTTGAAAAAAGCGCCTACGGGCTGATTTACCGCTCTTTGCAGAAATTTGCTGATGAATGCCTCAAGGGAGGGGAAGATGAACTGGAACACATTCTTTAA
- the narH gene encoding nitrate reductase subunit beta, protein MDVRAQLSMVLHLDKCIGCHTCSVTCKNLWTNRKGTEYMWWNNVETRPGTGYPKNWEDQAKFRGGWEIKDGSPVLRAGSKWGILSRIFHNPDQPVMKDYYEPFTYDYANLMDAPESANQPIARAKSRVTGESMNIEAGPNWDDDLGGSKKYAANDPNLTDEDRALFGEFEKIFMMYLPRLCNHCLNPACAAACPSGSIYKRGEDGIVLNDQEKCRAWRYCVSACPYKKIYYNWDRGKSEKCIFCYPKSENGEPSACAHSCVGRIRYTGVLLYDYDRLIQVLDAPEESLVDALRSCILDPSDPEVRKNAKKAGIEPDWIQAAENSPVYAFVKEFGLALPLHPEFRTFPMVFYVPSLSPVLRKAETDMTMENFRIPVKYLASVFTAGNEAAVEDTLKKLLGIRSYMRGKGLDDNELMEKGVSLSGWNGQDLEKAYRLTSLTNFAGRFVIPKSRRENGCSYEMQGAEGFLNHGKNKR, encoded by the coding sequence TCTTCATCTTGATAAATGCATAGGCTGCCACACCTGCTCCGTCACCTGCAAGAACCTTTGGACAAACAGAAAAGGGACGGAATACATGTGGTGGAACAATGTTGAGACACGTCCCGGCACCGGCTACCCGAAAAACTGGGAGGATCAGGCAAAATTCCGCGGCGGCTGGGAGATAAAGGACGGCTCCCCCGTGCTCAGGGCGGGCTCCAAATGGGGAATACTCTCACGTATTTTTCATAATCCCGACCAGCCAGTGATGAAAGATTACTACGAGCCTTTCACATATGACTACGCCAATCTCATGGACGCTCCGGAAAGTGCTAACCAGCCCATAGCCAGAGCCAAATCCCGCGTAACGGGCGAAAGCATGAATATTGAGGCAGGCCCCAACTGGGACGATGACCTCGGCGGTTCAAAGAAATACGCGGCGAATGACCCCAACCTCACAGATGAGGACAGGGCGCTTTTCGGCGAGTTTGAGAAAATTTTTATGATGTACCTTCCCCGTCTGTGCAACCACTGCCTCAATCCGGCGTGCGCGGCTGCCTGCCCCTCCGGCTCGATCTATAAGCGGGGGGAGGACGGCATAGTCCTGAACGATCAGGAAAAATGCCGTGCGTGGCGATACTGTGTCAGCGCATGCCCCTACAAAAAAATCTATTACAACTGGGACAGGGGCAAGTCGGAGAAGTGCATCTTCTGCTATCCGAAAAGCGAAAACGGCGAACCCTCCGCCTGCGCTCATTCATGCGTAGGGCGCATCCGCTACACGGGAGTTCTCCTTTACGATTACGACAGGCTCATTCAGGTTCTGGACGCGCCGGAGGAAAGCCTTGTTGATGCTCTGAGAAGCTGTATCCTCGACCCTTCCGATCCGGAGGTCAGAAAGAACGCGAAAAAGGCGGGCATAGAACCGGACTGGATTCAGGCGGCGGAAAATTCCCCTGTGTATGCCTTCGTGAAGGAGTTCGGACTTGCCCTGCCGCTCCACCCGGAGTTCAGGACATTCCCCATGGTGTTTTATGTTCCTTCCCTGTCGCCTGTTCTGCGCAAGGCGGAAACGGATATGACAATGGAAAACTTCCGCATTCCGGTTAAGTATCTGGCTTCGGTGTTCACCGCAGGCAACGAGGCTGCTGTGGAGGATACGCTGAAAAAACTGCTGGGCATAAGGAGTTACATGCGCGGCAAGGGGCTTGATGACAATGAGCTTATGGAAAAGGGCGTGTCTCTTTCCGGCTGGAACGGGCAGGATCTCGAAAAGGCTTACAGGCTTACGTCCCTTACCAATTTTGCAGGAAGATTCGTGATACCCAAGTCCCGCAGGGAGAACGGCTGCTCATACGAAATGCAGGGTGCAGAGGGGTTTTTGAACCATGGAAAAAACAAGCGCTGA